In Corvus moneduloides isolate bCorMon1 chromosome 3, bCorMon1.pri, whole genome shotgun sequence, one DNA window encodes the following:
- the HLX gene encoding H2.0-like homeobox protein isoform X1, with amino-acid sequence MYTAGLAPFYASNFSLWSAAYCSASGPAAGGCFPLDAAAAKKPSFCIADILHAGSEAAGGAADSLPGGPGTGMPAALGAVHHGGPFHATASPLRPTPVVAPDAPAAAFPPRLSPLSAAYHSHHHRPPQHRSPAAAAAAAAGGGGAPAPARLPGGHTHGSAPAPASKDLKFGIDRILSAEFDPKVKEGNTLRDLTSLLTTSRQTGVHLPNLQPSAGQFFASLDPINEASAILGPLNTNPRSSVQHQFQDTFPGPYAVLTKDTLPQTYKRKRSWSRAVFSNLQRKGLEKRFEIQKYVTKPDRKQLAAMLGLTDAQVKVWFQNRRMKWRHSKEAQAQKDKEPPPEPEPAAQRAGAPLAAPGEPERSPSRSDGDSDSSDAESLDMAPSDTERTEGAERSLPAAGLGKSCDSAGLPSPPPPAAASPEPRSGL; translated from the exons ATGTACACGGCCGGGCTGGCTCCTTTCTACGCCTCCAACTTCAGCTTGTGGTCAGCGGCGTATTGCTCTGCATCGGGGCCGGCGGCCGGCGGCTGCTTCCCGCTGGACGCCGCGGCGGCGAAGAAGCCGTCCTTCTGCATCGCCGACATCCTCCACGCCGGCAGCGAGGCGGCGGGAGGAGCTGCCGACAGCCTGCCCGGAGGACCCGGCACCGGGATGCCGGCCGCGCTGGGAGCCGTGCACCACGGCGGTCCCTTCCACGCCACGGCCTCGCCTCTCCGGCCCACGCCCGTCGTGGCCCCCGacgcccccgccgccgccttcCCGCCGCGCCTCTCGCCGCTCTCCGCCGCCTACCACTCCCACCACCACCGCCCCCCGCAGCACCGGtcccccgcggcggcggcggcggcggctgcgggcggcggaggcgccccggcccccgcccggcTGCCCGGCGGCCACACGCACGGCTCGGCGCCGGCGCCCGCCAGCAAGGACCTGAAATTCGGCATCGACCGCATTTTATCGGCGGAGTTTGACCCCAAAGTCAAGGAAGGCAACACGCTGAGAG ATCTGACCTCCTTATTAACTACGAGCCGCCAAACTGGGGTTCATCTCCCCAACTTGCAGCCTTCCGCCGGCCAGTTCTTCGCGTCTCTAGACCCCATTAACGAGGCCTCTGCTATCCTGGGTCCCTTAAACACAAACCCAAGGAGCTCAGTGCAGCACCAATTTCAAGACACTTTTCCAG gTCCGTACGCAGTTCTAACCAAGGACACTCTGCCCCAGACATACAAGAGGAAACGCTCCTGGTCCAGGGCTGTTTTTTCCAACCTGCAGAGGAAAGGTTTAGAAAAACGGTTCGAAATCCAGAAGTATGTCACCAAACCGGACAGGAAGCAACTGGCGGCGATGCTGGGGCTGACAGATGCTCAA GTGAAGGTGTGGTTCCAGAACCGGCGGATGAAGTGGCGGCACTCCAAGGAAGCTCAGGCCCAGAAGGACAAGGAGCCGCcgccggagccggagccggcAGCCCAGCGAGCCGGCGCACCGCTCGCCGCCCCCGGGGAGCCCGAGCGCAGCCCCAGCCGCTCCGACGGCGACAGCGACAGCAGCGACGCCGAGTCCCTCGACATGGCCCCCAGCGACACGGAACGGACTGAGGGCGCCGAGCGGAGCCTGCCCGCCGCCGGGCTGGGCAAGTCCTGCGACAGCGCCGgcctcccctccccgccgccgcccgccgccgccagccccgAGCCGCGGAGCGGCCTATAG
- the HLX gene encoding H2.0-like homeobox protein isoform X2 — protein MYTAGLAPFYASNFSLWSAAYCSASGPAAGGCFPLDAAAAKKPSFCIADILHAGSEAAGGAADSLPGGPGTGMPAALGAVHHGGPFHATASPLRPTPVVAPDAPAAAFPPRLSPLSAAYHSHHHRPPQHRSPAAAAAAAAGGGGAPAPARLPGGHTHGSAPAPASKDLKFGIDRILSAEFDPKVKEGNTLRGPYAVLTKDTLPQTYKRKRSWSRAVFSNLQRKGLEKRFEIQKYVTKPDRKQLAAMLGLTDAQVKVWFQNRRMKWRHSKEAQAQKDKEPPPEPEPAAQRAGAPLAAPGEPERSPSRSDGDSDSSDAESLDMAPSDTERTEGAERSLPAAGLGKSCDSAGLPSPPPPAAASPEPRSGL, from the exons ATGTACACGGCCGGGCTGGCTCCTTTCTACGCCTCCAACTTCAGCTTGTGGTCAGCGGCGTATTGCTCTGCATCGGGGCCGGCGGCCGGCGGCTGCTTCCCGCTGGACGCCGCGGCGGCGAAGAAGCCGTCCTTCTGCATCGCCGACATCCTCCACGCCGGCAGCGAGGCGGCGGGAGGAGCTGCCGACAGCCTGCCCGGAGGACCCGGCACCGGGATGCCGGCCGCGCTGGGAGCCGTGCACCACGGCGGTCCCTTCCACGCCACGGCCTCGCCTCTCCGGCCCACGCCCGTCGTGGCCCCCGacgcccccgccgccgccttcCCGCCGCGCCTCTCGCCGCTCTCCGCCGCCTACCACTCCCACCACCACCGCCCCCCGCAGCACCGGtcccccgcggcggcggcggcggcggctgcgggcggcggaggcgccccggcccccgcccggcTGCCCGGCGGCCACACGCACGGCTCGGCGCCGGCGCCCGCCAGCAAGGACCTGAAATTCGGCATCGACCGCATTTTATCGGCGGAGTTTGACCCCAAAGTCAAGGAAGGCAACACGCTGAGAG gTCCGTACGCAGTTCTAACCAAGGACACTCTGCCCCAGACATACAAGAGGAAACGCTCCTGGTCCAGGGCTGTTTTTTCCAACCTGCAGAGGAAAGGTTTAGAAAAACGGTTCGAAATCCAGAAGTATGTCACCAAACCGGACAGGAAGCAACTGGCGGCGATGCTGGGGCTGACAGATGCTCAA GTGAAGGTGTGGTTCCAGAACCGGCGGATGAAGTGGCGGCACTCCAAGGAAGCTCAGGCCCAGAAGGACAAGGAGCCGCcgccggagccggagccggcAGCCCAGCGAGCCGGCGCACCGCTCGCCGCCCCCGGGGAGCCCGAGCGCAGCCCCAGCCGCTCCGACGGCGACAGCGACAGCAGCGACGCCGAGTCCCTCGACATGGCCCCCAGCGACACGGAACGGACTGAGGGCGCCGAGCGGAGCCTGCCCGCCGCCGGGCTGGGCAAGTCCTGCGACAGCGCCGgcctcccctccccgccgccgcccgccgccgccagccccgAGCCGCGGAGCGGCCTATAG